The Erigeron canadensis isolate Cc75 chromosome 1, C_canadensis_v1, whole genome shotgun sequence genome segment attcttatataaatacataaaaagttgGGCCCTCTTAAAAAATCGGACCTCGGCCGGTTGTTCACTTCGTCCTATGCCTAAACCCCCCATGATTATAACAATGGCTAACACTTTCAATTAAACTATAGATTAAAGTTTTGCATAAATGGTCGTAAATTGTAAACTGAAAGCTATTTTCGAATTGTAAagtaatttaaagaaaaatcaaaCTCGTTGAACATGGATCATCATAAGATGCAAATTCGTAGCATTCAAGGATTCTCTTATCAATAGGACCTACATATACTATAAAAATATTGGATTTTGGTATTCAAGATACAACCGAAGCATTCAAACAATAATCTATGACCAATAAAAATTTCTAGCAACCGAACTCGTCACAGGGACCATCTTGTACAAATAAAGTACAAACATATCTTTGAAGATTTTCACAAAGGTAAATGGATGGTAGGCTCAAAATAGAACCTCCCTATTAGGGAGACACGAGAAGTATTGACAACCTCAATTAATATACTTTCTTGAATAAAAACTCCAACCTTGGAAGGAGAGAAATTTGGGAGAAATCACTTTGAATGTGTCTTTTCGATTGAGTGTGGTATGTAGTTTTTGCATGTTTTGGAAGAATGATGGCATAATTTTCAAGTTTGACCTCCTATTATTTATGCTAGAAAGACTGTTTTCTGAATGCACCTAAAATAGATTAACACATTCGAGAATAAGAAATCAAAATTCTAAGCTCAATCTCCAGAGGTAAAAACATTAACTCTTGATCAAAGCGTAAAAAAGTCTTTTTTATATGTACATTATATTATCAATCGATATTTTTTGTCTTATTTTCGATTAGAAGTTATTAATTTAAGTGAGGAAAACTGCTTTTAAAACAAAGCGGCATTTATGTACATTATAAATTGTCAAAGGTGAATAACTAAATAAGTAATAAGCAACTTGATTTCAGATCATTTTGCAATaactttttaaagttatttaaaaGTGTATGATATATCATAAATAGTGAATACAAGTCATGTCATATAATACGCATTagaaaaaaaagtagtataCCTAATATAGTGGGTCAGTCAAATAACTTCGTTATAATGCTTTGATATAGGCATATAGCTTTTTGTTAAGTGTCacatttgtattgttttttcaaataaatcATGCCAAATTATAagcatgaaaatatatattaagcaATTTTCGTTTTGTTACACGATAAATGTCAATTATATAATACActacataatcaaatattaaCTGGAGAGCTAAAAAGAGTTCTTAAAACTAAAAGAAGCATTTGTGTCAATATAATAAGTGTTGAGGGTGAAATTAATAATTAAGGACAAAAAGAGGGTAATGTCACTATGTATACGCAATCATTCAAAAGGGGAAACAAGCAAAAGGAAAACGGTGGAGTAAACAATGGATATTCTCCTTTCTAACAcgttttggtttgtttggatattttactatttaaaCATGTTACATATCATTTGTTCCTTCCACATGATAATATGAAAGATTGGGTTACACTCGATCTGAGTGTCTTAAATTGGCAGGTTTTATAAAATTAGTCGTAGGTAGGTACCACAATAAAGAGCGTCTCCTTTAGCAAGTTACAAATTCTATggagaaaataaaaacattgtTATTAAGGGCAAGGGGTAGTCGGCTTATTTTATCGGCAAAAACTATTGGCAAGTATCGACAAATCGGCATCCTATAGCGCTTGTATCGGCAAGTTTCGGCAAGCAaaatcggctagttttggcttGTTTCATCGACATGTTTTGGCCGATGCAAGTGAACGTTgggtgatatatatattaattgtttatgACTTTTGCGTGCATCAAGGCGAAGTTGCCATGTTCTTATtggatacaatatatattattattagtataattattattttattggttatAGATAGATAGTACAGCCACATGCTGATAGAACCGAACTAGCCACTACACCCACATATTTGGCTCTTTTTGGtagattttggaaaaaaaacctTACAACCACATGGCATCTTTTTATTGGCTGATTTTTTACCAATTTGCCACAAGTgtggcactacacccttgccccttatgttactaaaaaaataatgatatacaTTACATATTTACACGGTGTAACTAAATGCACTTGTgtcttatattttacttttttaacaaaaaacttCTATTATTTTATgggtatatatacacacattttgaCTTTGATGACCAATAAAGCTTAAGAAACAACACACGctataacaacaataatacccaatcacatcaaaaatgaaaatacgaAAAGTGAGATAACAACAGTACCTAATCACAtcaaaaatagaaatataaaaagtgaGATGTGTATGGTCATTAATTTGCCAAACAATAAAAAACTGTTTCTAGAAAGACATTAACTCCCACAAACTACAATATGTTAATGACTAAATTGTTAAAGTATGCAACACCTTCATCACGTGGGAATTTTCAATTTCTAAGctatttaatttatgtttaattgTTATTTGCTAGAATAAAGTGGGTTACCTAGTCTTATGGGTTGTCCTAGTTTTTAGGAATATGGAGTCATGGGTAGTCAGTTGAGTAAGTCATGGAGTCATGAGTTGAGTAAATCATGGAGTCATGGAGTCATGCTTTTATCTTTTAGTTTATGTTTGTAAGCCTATATAAGGCcatgttttgtttttcattaatcATTCAGAAAAAGCACATTTACAGTGCAAATCGTGAGTCTCTTTTATTTCACTTCTTTATTCATTGTGAGTTGTATTACCTGCTATTGAGAGTTGTACTTTTCCTTTCCAAAGTAACATATCAAACACTACTTGTTTGATCCTTTGTTCAACAATCTGGTATCAGAGCTAGGTTGGTACATCTCTGTCTATTCATATAACTAAGATGGGTGATCTTCAAGTCGTTGGTGGAATCAAGAAACTCAACAATCAAAACTACAACTCCTGGTGTACATGTATCATGTCTTACATGGAAGGCCAAGACTCGTGGGAGGTGGTAAATGGGAATGCTGAAACGCAACCAGAAACTGAAGATGCTAACGGGGTGTTGCGGAGATGGAAGATCAGAACGGGTAAAGCAATGTTTGTTTTGAAGACAACTGTTGAAGATGATGTGCTTGAGCATATCTGTGATGCGAAAACGCCGAAGGAGGCTTGGGATACATTCGCCAAGCTGTTCTCAAAGAAGAACGATACGAGACTTCAACTCCTTGAGAGTGAGTTATTATCGGTAACGCAGCGTGATATGACAATCGCACAATACTTCCACAAGGTGAAGTCGATATGCCGAGAGATTCTGATTTGGATCCAGAGGCTCCAATTGGTGATGCCAGAATGAAGCGAATCATCATTCACGGGTTGAAGCCAGAATTTAGGAGTTATACAACTGCTATACAAGGATGGCAAACCCAGCCGTCACTTGTAGAATTCGAGAATTTACTAGCTGGTCAAGAAGCATTAGCTAGGCAAATGGGAGGAGTCTCACTGAAGAATGAAGAAGAGGCACTCTATGCCAATAAAGGCAAGCGAAATTCGAAGCAGCATGGTGATGGTGGATCAAAAAAGAATGATGACAAGGCCAACAATAAAGAAGGTGAAAGAAGAAATTATATAGGTGAAGGTTCAAAGAACCGGTTCTATGGCAAAAAGCCTGTACCACGGTGTTACAcctgtggtaagaaaggtcatttggCGAAAAACTGTCGTTCAAAGACGGTTGTAGAAAGCAACAATGCTACGTCCAAAAGCGAAGATGAATGGGATGTCGAGGCATCATTTgctgaagatgaagatgagctAGCTCTTGCGACAACAACGTCAAGTAAGATTGATTATGAGCACGACTGGATCGTCGACTCAGGTTGTTCCAACCATATGACCGGTGATAAAAACAAGTTGAAAAACATATCAAAGTACAAGGGGAATCGAGTTGTGGTGACAACAAACAACTCAAAATTACCAATTGCACATGTTGGTAATATTGTAGTCTCTCCCAATCATGAAGATACAGAGGTGCAACTCAAAGATGTTTTTCATGTATCAGGTATGAAGAAAAATCTCCTCTCAGTTCCACAAATAACATCCTCTGGtcaatttgttttatttggtCCAGAAGATGTGAAAGTTTATAGAATTGTGGAGATTATTGGTGAACCAGTTATGATGGGATAACGCATGCAGTCAATGTACGTGATGTCAGCAGAAACTGCATTAGTTGACAAAGCAACAAGAAATGAAACGACAGATTTGTGGCACATGCGACTTGGTCATGTTAGTTACTCCAAGTTAGAAGTAATGATGAAGAAGTCGATGTTAAAGGGACTTCTAGAACTTGAAGTGAGAAAAGGTACAGTTTGTGTGGGCTGTCAATACGGGAAAGCACATCAGTTGCCATATGAAGAGTCAAAGTTCAAAGCAAAAGAACCATTAGAGTTAATCCACTCTGATGTGTTTGGACCAATCAAGCAACCCTCCATTGGAGATATGAAGTATATGGTGACCTTCATTGACGACTTTTCGAGGTATGTGTGGGtttatttcatgaaaaataaatctgaAACTCTTGCAAAATTTAAAGAGTTTAAAAAGTCAGCAAAAGCGGAGACCCGCAAAAGTATTTTGTGCTTACGTACCGATAATGGAGGAGAGTACACTTCAGATGAGTTCTTAAATTTTCTTCTCGAGATGAAAATTCGCCGTCAGTTTACGTGTGCCAACACACCACAGCAAAATGGAGTTTCCGAGAGAAAGAACAGACACCTGGTAGAAATATGTCGAAGTATGCTTCATGCAAAAAATGTTCCAGGGAGATTTTGGGAGGAATCAATGAAGACTGCAGCATTTGTGATCAATAGGCTTCCTCAGCAAAGGTTAGCTTTTATCTCTCCATATGAAAAATTGTGGAATATAAAACCTACTGTTGGTTATTTTCGAGTATTTGGATGTGTATGCTATGTATTTGTTCCTGCTTACCTACGTAACAAACTGGAGAAAAAGGCTATTAGATGTATCTTTGTGGGATATGATGATCAGAGAAAAGGGTGGCGATGTTGTGACCCAACAACTGGGAAATGCTACACATCTCGAAATGTTGTGTTCGATGAAGCTTCTTCTTGGTGGTCCTCTAACAAAGAGGTACTACCAGATTCTGGTATGTTCAAAGAGAAGTTAGAAGAAACAGAAATCAAGATAGTTTTAGATGAAATTGAAGCTCCAGATGGTAATCAAGAGATAGAAAAAGATGCTGGTCAAAACCCGTGGCAAACGAGTATGTATCAAAGGCAAGAAGAAGGCGGACCAAATGAACCAGCATTAGCAAATCCCCTCAGAAGATCGACTAGAGTCCGTAAGCAAAATCCTAAGTATGTCAATGCCGCCATAGTAGAAACAGAGCCAAAAGAACCAGATACTTTTGAAGAAGCTTTTCAACATGAAAAATGGAGAAGAGCTATGGAAGAAGAACTCGATGCACTCAAAAGAAACCAAACTTGGGAGCTCATGCCAAAGCCCAAAGATGTGAAGCCTATCTCTTGCAAATGGGTGTACAAGCTAAAGCATCGAACTGATGGTTCAATTGAAAGGTATAAAGCTCGTTTGGTGGCTCGTGGCTTCTCTCAACAATATGGACTGGACTATGATGAAACGTTCAGTCCAGTTGCAAAGCTTACAACCATATGTATTCTATTAGCATTGGCATCAAGCAAAGGATGGAAGTTGTGGCAAATGGACGtgaaaaatgcatttttacatGGGGAGTTGGATCGAGAAATCTACATGGATCAACCAGCGGGTTTTCAAAGTAAAGATCATCCAGAATATGTTCTCAAGCTCTGAAAGGCGCTTTACGGGTTGAAACAAGCACCGCGGGCTTGGTATGGTAAGATTGCTGAATTTCTTACTTTTAGTGGTTATTCAGTGACATCTGCAGATTCTAGTTTGTTCGtgaaaactaaagaaggaaaGTTAGCTATTGTGTTAGTATATGTGGATGATTTAATTGTCACAGAAGATTATGAAGAAGAAGTTTTTCAAACGAAAGAGAACCTATCAGTTCGTTTTCAGATGAAAGAGCTTAGGCCTTTGAAGCATTTCTTGGTCTGGAGATTGATTATAATGAAGAGGGGTTGTTTCTTCATCAGCAAAAATATTCACGTGACCTGCTAAAGAAGTTTGGAATGGTTAATAGCAAGCCAATCTCAACACCTATGGAGCCACATGCAAAGATTTGTGCTCATGAAGGTCAAGACCTGGAAGATGCAACAATGTACCGACAGTTGGTGGGTAGTCTCATCTACTTAACCTTAACAAGACCAGATATCTCTTTTGCAGTTGGTGTGATGAGTCGTTATATGCAAAACCCGAAGAAGTCTCATTTGGAGGCGGTTCGTAGAATTCTCATATACGTGAAAAGTACACTCGGTTATTGTATTATGTTCAAGAAAGGTGGAGATTGCAGACTAGTGGGCTACTGTGATGCTGATTATGCAGGTGACCACGATACCCGACGTTCAACTGCAGGTTATGTGTTTTTGTTAGCGTCTGGAGCAATCTCTTGGTGCAGCAAAAGACAGCCAACTGTGTCTTTATCAACTACCGAGGCCGAGTACCGGGCAGCAGCTATGGCAGCTCAAGAGATCACTTGGATCATGCTACTATTAAAAGAGCTGCATCAAACAACCGAGTATGGTGTTCCACTGTACTGTGACAACTTATCGGCAATACGATTGGCTGAAAATCCAATTTTTCATGCAAGAACTAAGCATGTGGAAGTTCATTATCATTTCATCAGGGAGAAAGTTCCGCAAGAAGAAATTAAGTTGGAGCATGTTGGAACAGGAAGTCAAGTTGCAGATTTGTTTACAAAAAGCTTGGATGGCGTCAAGTTGAAAAGCTTCAGTGAGCATCTTGGCTTGATGGGCAGAGTTGGTGTTGAAGGGGAGTGTTAAAATATGCAACACCTTCATCACGTGGGAATTTTCAATTTCTAAGCTATTTAATTTATAAGGCCTATATAAGgccatgttttgtttttttattaatcatttagaAAAAGCACATTTACAGTGCAAATCGTGAGTCCCTTTTATTTCACTTCTTTATTCATTGTGAGTTGTATTACTTCTTTATTCATTGTGAGTTGTATTACCTGCTATTGAGAGTTGTACTTTTCCTTTCCAAAGTAACATATCAAACACTACTTGTTTGATCCTTTGTTCAACATAAATGAGTATGGATGAAATGTAGAGGGGCCAATATTCTTATATCTTTGAACTTCAGTTTGATCGTTTGAGCTTATAATCACGCATGTACTGGTGTATTCTCTTTCATTGATAATCGATCCAAAAGTTTCAATAATTTATGCACAAAATCTatgtatagaaaaaaaaaaatcaaagatgaTTGAAGAATGCAACCGAAGAGATATCGTATCTGGCTTACCCTTTTTGTATGTACCTCAAAACTGATTAATATAGATTAGCTAATTCATACCATTTATTATCACTCACATTCGGAAGGGGAACCAGGATTTTTGATTAGGGACTTGACGACAATAAGTATACTATTTTAAGTTTCTAACATCACAACAATATTAGTTTGTAATTAAGAGGAAATTCGGTATAGATTAGTAACTACATTATATTGGCAGATTCCGCAATAATTctactataagtctataacgCACTTTTGTTGTAAAGTACTAAAGTGCACTAcggaatatttttttttcaaaattagagACTATTGAGACATTTGATGAgtttaaaatttctattatTCTCAGTTTCATTTGAGCTATTATAAACCTTCGAGTAACTCACACCTTAAAAATTTGATCTATTATGGAGTAAATAATCTTGTTTGCAGTAATTAGTTAAGCCCAATTTGAAACAATGTTTGGATCTTTTCTGTGGGGTTATAGACACCGCTTCCAACGTTCTCTCTCGTTCCCACCACTACTTCTGCACCACCACACAcacaattttcaaaacttttagctTTTTGGGAGCAATGTCATTCATACAGTATCAGTATGTGCGGAGTATCCGGGTATATTAAAATCTAGTATGAACTATTAGTCTATTACTAGGTGTTAACGACCGTCACCGAAAGTACTTGTAGGGAGAAAAATTGGACTAGTTGAGGGCTAAGTCTCCCCAAGACCCCTTATAGCCTATGCTAATGTGACCTAACACCGATCACCTTACGAGTTACAATATCGATGGTCGACGAAGTTGGTTGCCAAATACTTCTTACCGATTATATTCTTACTAAAGAATTATAAAGTGATCTACATTACACGCACACGATTCTAGTTTTTCATTATACAATTGAGAATGTTGGTTTGGagtgaaaaatataaatttcaaaGCGAAATTGTGGATCAAATTATTTAATATGAATTTTTACTAGGTTGCAATTAACTTTTATCAAGGACAAAGCTTGTTAAACATTTTTCTAATGTCAATATGAATTGTATGTTAAAACTCAACAACTTTAGCTACAAAAACCCTTTTCTAGATCTAACATGGTTACAAAAGTAATCAGCATTTTATAAAAGTGACGGGGTGTTACCAATTTAATTGAAAATGTTTTCTAAAATGAAACTCCAAAAATCGATGACCAAACAATCTATGTCCATGAGCCATGTAAATTTTACCAAATTTGAAATTTCAAAGACATAAAGTCGCAAGTATTTAGTCAGTTGTTGTTTTATCGTCGgtcattttaatttctttatatattcTCCAACCCTTTAAATAGAAATCCTATATTAAAGTACTCAATAGAAATGTAAAGCATCAAGCGTTTGTAGTCCAACGGTTAGGATAATTGCCTTCCAAGCAATAGACCCGGGTTCGACTCCCGGCAAACGCatcactttatttttgttttttaacataaCTATTTAATTTTGGATTCATAAGTTTTGTTGGTAGAAATCCCccattttaatcaatttttacacCTTTCATTCTAAAAGTGAAAAGCTTATAATGAAAATTTCCAGCGTCTCACACTTACCAATCTTTCAAATTTCGTCCCTCTTCAAATGATGTTTAATATAGGTCGTTAAGTCGTCATATACTCATATGCATtgttgtaaaactcaccgagtAGAGCCGAGTATTTTCCGAGTACTCTCTACAAGGTAAGGTGTCGAGTCGGCCGATTACTCCGAACACTCCCCGACTTTGCCACTTTGACCCCGAGTACTCACCGCATACAACCGAGTACTCCCAACTCGCCCGTCAACCAACCTGAGAACGATTAACGACTTCCGCAACCTTGCTCATATATGACCTTATCTTCACGTCGAGGGGTATTTTTGTTTCTAACAGTTATTTTCACATCATTTCCAAAATATTCACCAGTGACTTTCGAAAAATGTTAGGAGAATAACACCTCTCACGTGAACGTCGCGTGTAATGACTTAACGAGCTATATGTagtctttttttcctttttttttaagaataagTAACACCGATCtcgttttattttcttcaacaAGTTAACAATGACACAATCGTTGTGTAATAGACTAAAAATATACATCACATGACCGAAAACAAACATGATATGTCCTGAAATTTCTTATCGAACAACGAGATTTCGAATAATGAAGCCTAAGTAGTCAACATCTGAACTACATACACGTAGGCTCAAAATGAGTCACAAGAAGCATGTGGCCAGAGGTACTGGGGTAATATATATTCTCAAAATATCGTGCATGTGAAATTACTTCAAAGCATGAGTTGAATTTGTGATAATAATTGATAGAAAGAGTGTTTATTTGATTTCTGATCGATTTTTTGCATATTTACTCACCCTTTAGATGGTACAACAAGACAACTATAAGTCACGAATATGAATATGACATGATATTGTACATTTCACTAAATCATAAATATTTGACATGACACATCTGTTTAAATCTTCTATTCAACCGTAATCAATCCATGACACGATATGCAACTCTTTCGCAATTggatttgttttttgtttgaatAATAAACGGATATTCTATTCTCATTTTAAGGGTTTAGTATTTAGAAGTGtaataaatttttacattttttctattgtatgaaTGTAACTTACATTTGGTGCATTGTTGGAAAAAACTTTGTAAAACTATTCAAATAATGTAACATTTTGACATGCACTAACAAATAAAATTACACGTGCTAGCTCATATAGATTGTCacatatacacttttacattatttgaacagttttataaagtttcttcctacaatgcaccaaatctaagttatattcatacaattgaaaaaatgtaaaagtttctCACACTTCTAAATACTAAACCTctcattttaattatatttctaTATTCAACTGATCGCCTTTTTTGGACAGGTGGAAATAAAAAAGTGACAGCCTTCattttaaaagagaaaaaaaaaaaatacatcgcCTCAATAATAAGATCGAAGTAGGAAAAATCGGTCTCGAAATAATAAGACTTAAAGAATATCACATTGAATATGAATATCTGCATTAGtggaatgaaattttttttatcagggAATATAACTTTAACGTTGTATTGGTTGTGCAAAGTCATACATCATCAATGTACAAGGGTACAACTATCCAGTATCCACTATGAATTATTGTATAgaactataataatataattataataatattagtataattattattattatcaaaacaatcattaaaaaataatatcaattaACTATATATTGTTTCAGAATTTATACTCATGATGACGTACCACCTAGGAGATACACGCAGGCATTGTTATCGACTCGTAACTATTTACTCGACTTGAAAACCtgatttttgactcgtgactcgactcgtaataGTCAAGACATTTGTATATACtacataatattgtataattttatatatgtgacgtatttataaacaaaatataagttgattattttaatacattTCCAAAATATCACATATTCGATACTTTTAAGTCATAATCTTATGGTTTATCTCCAAATTCGtattaaaatgatcaaaaataaatttataacatacaaaataatgtaactataaatatgatatataatatataaccatattaTCAAACTACAACAATTATAAGTTTGCGACTCGTAGTGACTCGTTTCAAATTCACAccgcgactcgtaagagtcaggagAAAAAAGAGTCACACTACGAGTCGTCTCGTTTTCGGTCTAaattgactcgactcgtaagagtctaaCAACAATGCACGCAGGGTGCATCAGAAACACACGCAGGGTTGCGTGTACATCAAAGATACACCCGACCTCCAGCAAATACGGAAAGGATTTGTGTTTATCATGAATCCCCATAATTTCGAGAAAGATAGCACCGTATCTTTTATCATTAGAAAAGATATGTTCTAAGTCTAACAAACCCTACTTGGGAAGAAAGTCACGAATTCCCTATAAATAGGGAAAAGGATGACTAAGCGAAAGGATCATACAAAAACACACATATTCGGTGTGCAAAAGGCATAACTTCACCGTAAGGGAACCGCCAACCAACAACCACGTTCCCTCTCAATTTTCCGTTCAAGATTACCGGGATTGGACATCAAACAactcacaatttttttttttttttcctattcaaTGAA includes the following:
- the LOC122583280 gene encoding secreted RxLR effector protein 161-like, giving the protein MEPHAKICAHEGQDLEDATMYRQLVGSLIYLTLTRPDISFAVGVMSRYMQNPKKSHLEAVRRILIYVKSTLGYCIMFKKGGDCRLVGYCDADYAGDHDTRRSTAGYVFLLASGAISWCSKRQPTVSLSTTEAEYRAAAMAAQEITWIMLLLKELHQTTEYGVPLYCDNLSAIRLAENPIFHARTKHVEVHYHFIREKVPQEEIKLEHVGTGSQVADLFTKSLDGVKLKSFSEHLGLMGRVGVEGEC